The DNA region TGAGCGCGCGCCCGGGTGCCGACGTCGGCGAGACGAGACCCGCCCTTGCCGATGATGATGCCCTTCTGGCTGTCCCGCTCGACGAAGAGGTTCGCGTAGATCTCGACCAGGTCCTTGTCCTCGCGCTGCACGATGTCATCGATGGTGACGGCGATCGAGTGCGGCAGCTCGTCGCTGACTCCCTCGAGTGCCGCCTCGCGGATGTACTCCGCGACCCGGTCCTCGAGGCCTTCGTCGGTGACGGCCTCCTCGGGGTAGAGCGGCTGCTCCGACAGCGGCAGGAGCTTCAGGAGTTCCGCAGTGAGGATGTCGAGCTGTTCTCCGCTCACGGCCGAGAGCGGGATCACGGAGTCCCACTCGCGCAGTTCGCTCACCTTGAGCAGCTGCGCGGCCACCTTCTGCTTCGAGGCGACGTCGACCTTGGTGACGATCGCGACCTTCCTGGCGCGAGGAAAGGCGTCGAGCTGCTCGTTGATGAACTTGTCGCCGGGGCCGATGGGCTCGTCGGCCGGGAAGCACATGCCGATGACGTCGACGTCACCGAGGGTCGAGGTGACCAAGCTGTTCAGGCGCTCACCGAGGAGGGTACGCGGGCGGTGGATGCCCGGAGTATCCACGAGGATCAGCTGCCCGTTCGGACGGTGCACGATGCCCCGGATGGCGCGGCGCGTCGTCTGCGGCTTGGAACTGGTGATGGCGACCTTCTGGCCCACCAGCGCGTTCGTCAGTGTCGATTTGCCCACATTGGGGCGTCCGACGAACGAGACGAATCCCGCGCGGTAGTCATTCTCGGTCATGGCGTACTCCTTGCTCTGCGGCATCCGGAGCGAACGACGCCTGGACATCTATGAGCGCCTGATCGCGCTCAACGATCACTGTACTGATGCGCTTGCGTCGGCCCTCACTGCGGTCGGCCGTGAGGACGAGCCCGCTGACGGATGCGACCGACCCAGGAACGGGCAGACGCCCCAATGCCTTGGCCAGAAGGCCGCCGACGGAGTCGACGTCGTCGTCGTCCAGTTCGAGGCCGAAGATGTCGCCGAGCTCGTCGACGGGCAGGCGCGCCGCGACGCGGAAGCGTCCGTCGCCCAGGTCCTCGATCTCGACGACCTCGCGGTCGTACTCGTCCGAGATGTCTCCCACGAGTTCTTCGATGAGGTCCTCGAGGGTCACGAGACCGGCGATGCCGCCGTACTCGTCGACCACCATGGCGAGGTGGTTCGACTCGGTCTGCATCTGGCGGAGGGTGTCGTCGGCCTTCTTCGACTCCGGCACGAAGAGGGCGGGCCGTGCGAGCTCGCCCACGCTGATGCCCTCGGCGTCGATGGGGCGTTCGTGGCTCAGCTTCGCGACGTCGCGCAGGTACAGGATGCCCACGATGTCGTCGACGTCATCGTCGATGACCGGGATGCGTGATACGCCGGTGCTGAGGAAGAGGCCCATGGCGGTACTCAGGTCGGCGGTGCCGTCGATGGTCACCATGTCGGTTCGCGGAATCATCACCTCACGGATCACGGTGTCGCCGAACGCGAAGATCGAATGGATGAGTTCGCGGTCGTCCTCCTCGAGCACGTCGAGCTCCGTGGCCTCGTCGACCAGGCTCAGCAGTTGCTCCTCCGATGAGAAGGTCACGAGCCGCGCCCGTCCCGGGGTGACGCGGTTGCCGAGGGCGACAAGAGCGCTGGCGACGGGACCGAGCACCACGCGCACGAGGTGCACGACGGGTGCCGACAACCGGATGACCGTCTTGGCGTTGGCCCGACCGACGCTGCGCGGGCTCGAGCCGACGAGCACGAAGGAGATCGCCGTCATGATGAGGGCGGAGAGCAGCAGGGCGAGCCAGACGTTCTCGATGGTGAAGGCGAACACCAGCGTCACGAGCACTGCGGCCGTCGTCTCCGAGACGATCCGCACGAAGTTGACGGCGTTGACGTGGGCACCCGTGTCATCGGCGATGGCGCGCAGCGACCTCTCGGCCCGCGATCCGTCGGCGAGGTCCGCCACATCGGCGCGCGACAGCGACGAGAGGGCCGCGTCGACAGCGGCCATGAGTCCGCCGAACGCCACGAGGGCGAACGCGGCGATGATGAAGAACCAGATCATGCGATCAGCCGCGGCGCTCCTGCAGGTGGAAGCCGACCAGGATGTCCCGCTGCACGCCGAACATCTCCTTCTCCTCGTCCGGCTCCGCGTGATCGAAGCCGAGGAGGTGCAGGATGCCGTGGGTCGTGAGCAGCTGCAGTTCGTCGGTGAGCCCGTGGCCGGCCGTCTCGGCCTGCGACTGGGCGACCTGCGGGCAGAGCACGATGTCGCCGAGCAGGCCGGCTGGAGCCGGGTTCTCCTCGGTTCCCGGCCGCAGCTCGTCCATCGGGAAGCTGAGCACGTCGGTGGGGCCCGGCTCGTCCATCCACTGAACGTGGAGCTGCTCCATGGCACCCTCGTCGACGAGGACGATGGCGAGATCAGCGTCGGCGTGCACGTGCAGCGCGTCGAGCGCATAGACGGCGAGCCGCTGGAGTGCGACCTCGTCGACCTCGATGGCCGACTCGTTGTTGATCTCGATGCTCACGGTGTTCTACTCGTCTCTAGCGGCTCGCGCGCGGCGGCTTGTGGTCTCTGGGGGCCGATCCGCGACGCTCGGCGCGGTTGGCGAACTCGGCAGCCTGCTCGCGTTCGAATCGCTGCGCCTGCTTCTTCTCGTCGAACTCGCTGTAGGCGTCGACGATGCGGCCGACGAGCGTGTGACGCACGACGTCGTCACTCGTGAGGCGGGCGAAGTGGATCTCGTCGATGCCGTCCAGGATGCGCGTGACGATGCGCAGGCCGGACGACCCTGCAGGCAGGTCGACCTGGGTGATGTCGCCGGTGACGACCATCTTCGAGCCGAAGCCCAGACGCGTAAGGAACATCTTCATCTGCTCGGGCGTGGTGTTCTGGGCCTCGTCGAGGATGACGAAGGAGTCGTTGAGCGTTCGTCCGCGCATGTAGGCGAGTGGAGCCACCTCGACGGTTCCGGCCGCGAGCAGCTTGGGAACGAGCTCGGGGTCCATCATCTCGTTCAACGCGTCGTAGAGCGGCCGCAGGTAGGGATCGATCTTGTCGGTCAGGCTGCCGGGCAGGAACCCCAGGCGCTCGCCGGCCTCGACGGCGGGACGGGTCAGGATGATGCGATTGACCTCCTTGCGCTGCAGGGCCTGCACGGCCTTGGCCATCGCGAGGTAGGTCTTCCCGGTTCCCGCCGGGCCGATCCCGAACACGATCGTGTTCTGGTCGATCGCGTCGACGTACTGCTTCTGGCCGAGGGTCTTGGGCCGGATGCTTCTTCCGCGGGTCTGCAGGATCGCCTGGCCGAGCAGGTCGGACGGGCTCGACGACGCGTCGGCGTCGAGGATGCGAGCCGACGTGGTGACCTCGACGGGGCTCAGATTCTGACCGTTCTGCACCATCTGCTGCAGCTCCTCGATGAGTCGGCGGACAGCCTCGACGTCAGTCGCCGGTCCGCTCAGTGAGATCTCATTGCCTCGTACGTGAACGTTCACGACGGGATACTGCCGTTCGATGGTGGTCAGCAGGCGGTCCTGCGGGCCGAGGAGACGCACCATGGCGATGCCGTCCACGTGCAGATGAGCCTCGCCGAACTGCGTTCCGGCGTCGCCGGTGTCACTCGGAGCCAAGCGTGTCCTCCTCGAGGCCATCGGCCGAGCCGAGGCCGGCCAGAACGTGAGCGTGAACGTGGAACACCGACTGTCCGGCGTCGGCTCCCGTGTTGAAGACGAGCCGGAACTGCCCGTTGCCGTGCTCGTCGGCGAGCTGGTGTGCCGTCGACACCAGCTCGGCGAGGAGTTCGGGGTCGGCCGCGGCGAGCTCGACGACATCGCGGTACTGCTCGGTCTTCGGCGTGACGACGATGTGCACGGGTGCCTGCGGGGCGATGTCGTTGAAGGCGATCACCCTGTCGGTCTCGAACACGATGGTCGCCGGGATCTCGCGCGCGATGATGCGGGAGAAGATGCTCGGTTCAGCCATGGCTCCATCTTAAGGTCTGCCGCTGCAGAACCATGGGGGCTGGAAAGCGAGGAGATTCGTCCAACGAACCCGGGAAGGCGATCTCGAAGAGCCACGGGAGGGAGGATCTCCTCGCTTTCCAGCCCTCCGGACGCCGGCAGATCGTCTACCAGCGGCCCAGCCGGGCGTTCAGCACCGCGAGGGCCGCCGGACCGGCCGTCGAGGTGCGCAGCACGGATGCCCCGAGCCGCACGGCCTGCGCGCCGGCGGCGCTCAGCACGTCCAGCTCGCTCGGGGCGATGCCGCCCTCCGGGCCGACGACGATCACGATGTCGGCGTCTGCGGGGTGCCGGCCGCCGGAGTCCTGCGCCAGCACCAGCTCGGTGAGGGCGAGTTCAGCCGTCGGCTCGAGAAGCAGCATCCGCACGGATGGAGCGAGGGCGGCCAGCTGTTTCGTCGTCGCGAGCTCCCGCACCTCGGTCGCCCACGGGCGGATCGACTGCTTGGTGGCCTCTCGGGCGATCGTGGCCCACCTCTCGCGGCCCTTCGCCGCCTTCGCGGCGTCCCAGCGGGAGATCGAGCGGCTGGCGGCCCAGGGGATGACGGCGTCGACGCCGAGTTCGGTCGCCGCCTGCACGGCGAGTTCGTCGCGGTCGCCCTTCGCGAGGGCCTGTACGAGCACGAGGCGGGGCGAGGCCGCGTCCACGAGCTGCACCCGGTCGGCCGAGATCGAGAGTTCGCTCGGGGCCGCAGCGACGACTTCGCCGGTGACGATGAGCCCCCTCCCGTTGCCGATCGAGAGAGTCTCGCCCACCCGGGTGCGCCCGACTGTGACGGCGTGGCGTGCTTCGGCTCCCGTGATGCTCACGGAGTCGCCGACCGCATCCGGCTCGAGGTCGTCGCGCAGGTAGAGCGAGCTCACGATGATCCGATCAGCCGAGGAAGCGGTCGCGCAGCTTCGCGAACAGTCCCTGCTGGAAGTGGGTCAGTGCCGGCTTCGGAGCTTTGTGCGATCGCGCGAACTGCGTGATCAACTCACGTTCCTTGCCGCTGAGCTTCATCGGCGTCACGACCTGCACGCCGATCTTGAGGTCGCCTCGTCCGTTGCCCCGAAGCTTCGTGACGCCCCTGTCGCGCACAGTGATGATCTCGGCGCTCTGCACGCCGGGCTTCAGCTCCACCTCGACGTCGCCGTCGAGGGCGTGCACCGTTGCCGTCGTACCGAGGATCGCATCCGTCATCGGAACCTCGAGCGTGCAGAGGAGGTCGTCGCCGTCACGGCTGAAGACGTCGTGGTGGCGCACCTTCATCTCGAGGTAGAGGTCGCCGTTGGGTCCGCCGGCAGGGCCGGCCTCTCCGCTGCCCGGCATCTGGAGACGCACACCCGTGTCGACGCCGGCCGGGATGTCGACGGGAACGGTGCGGCGCGCGCGCACGCGACCCTGGCCCTGGCAGGTGACGCACGGCGACGCGATGACGGTGCCGTATCCGCGGCAGGTGCCGCAGGGGCTCGAGGTCATTACATTGCCGAGCAGCGAACGGACGGCTCGCTGGATGCTGCCGGTTCCGTGGCAGATGTCGCAGGTGACGGGGTGGGTTCCGGGCTGGCAGCAGGACCCCTGGCAGGTCTCGCACAGGATCGCCGTGTCGACCTCGATCTCGCGGTGGGTGCCGAAGATGATCTCGTCGAGGTCCACCTCGACGCGCAGCAGCGCGTCCTGGCCGCGCTCGCGACGCGATCGTGGTCCACGGCGACCTCCGTTGCCGCCCCCACCGAAGAAGGTCTCGAAGATGTCGCCGAAGCCACCGAAGTCGCCTCCGCCGGCTCCTCCGAAGCCGCCCTGGCCGCCGAGGTCGTACTGCTGGCGCTGCTTGGGATCGCTCAACACGTCGTAGGCGTGGGTGACGAGCTTGAACCGCTCCGAGGCGTCCGCTCCGGGGTTCACATCGGGGTGCAGTTCACGGGCGAGTCGGCGGTAGGCCTTCTTGATCTCGTCGTTGGTCGCCTCTCGCGAGACGCCGAGTACTTCGTAGTGGTCAGCCACAGGCAGCCGATTCCTTTCCGCTCACGAACGCCGGTCATCGGCCTCGTGAGATGTTCCTGGGATGCCCCTCAACCCTCGGCGAGGAGCTTCGAGAGGTAGCGGGCGACGGCACGGACCGCCGCCATGTTGTTGGAGTAGTCCATGCGCGTCGGGCCGAGCAGGCCGACGCTCGCGACATCGCCCTGCGACGCCGAGTATCCGCTCAGCATGATCGAGGTCTCACCGAGGCCGAACGACTCGTTCTCCCGGCCGATGCTCACCGAGACCGCATTCTGGTCCGCGGCCATCTCGCCGAACAGGCGCAGCAGAACCACCTGCTCCTCGATGGCCTCCATGACGGGGAAGATGCTGCCGGAGAAGTCGCTCTCGGTGCGCACCAGGTTGGCGGCTCCGGCCATCACGAGGCGATC from Leifsonia sp. Root1293 includes:
- the dnaJ gene encoding molecular chaperone DnaJ, coding for MADHYEVLGVSREATNDEIKKAYRRLARELHPDVNPGADASERFKLVTHAYDVLSDPKQRQQYDLGGQGGFGGAGGGDFGGFGDIFETFFGGGGNGGRRGPRSRRERGQDALLRVEVDLDEIIFGTHREIEVDTAILCETCQGSCCQPGTHPVTCDICHGTGSIQRAVRSLLGNVMTSSPCGTCRGYGTVIASPCVTCQGQGRVRARRTVPVDIPAGVDTGVRLQMPGSGEAGPAGGPNGDLYLEMKVRHHDVFSRDGDDLLCTLEVPMTDAILGTTATVHALDGDVEVELKPGVQSAEIITVRDRGVTKLRGNGRGDLKIGVQVVTPMKLSGKERELITQFARSHKAPKPALTHFQQGLFAKLRDRFLG
- the ybeY gene encoding rRNA maturation RNase YbeY, producing MSIEINNESAIEVDEVALQRLAVYALDALHVHADADLAIVLVDEGAMEQLHVQWMDEPGPTDVLSFPMDELRPGTEENPAPAGLLGDIVLCPQVAQSQAETAGHGLTDELQLLTTHGILHLLGFDHAEPDEEKEMFGVQRDILVGFHLQERRG
- a CDS encoding hemolysin family protein, producing the protein MIWFFIIAAFALVAFGGLMAAVDAALSSLSRADVADLADGSRAERSLRAIADDTGAHVNAVNFVRIVSETTAAVLVTLVFAFTIENVWLALLLSALIMTAISFVLVGSSPRSVGRANAKTVIRLSAPVVHLVRVVLGPVASALVALGNRVTPGRARLVTFSSEEQLLSLVDEATELDVLEEDDRELIHSIFAFGDTVIREVMIPRTDMVTIDGTADLSTAMGLFLSTGVSRIPVIDDDVDDIVGILYLRDVAKLSHERPIDAEGISVGELARPALFVPESKKADDTLRQMQTESNHLAMVVDEYGGIAGLVTLEDLIEELVGDISDEYDREVVEIEDLGDGRFRVAARLPVDELGDIFGLELDDDDVDSVGGLLAKALGRLPVPGSVASVSGLVLTADRSEGRRKRISTVIVERDQALIDVQASFAPDAAEQGVRHDRE
- a CDS encoding histidine triad nucleotide-binding protein → MAEPSIFSRIIAREIPATIVFETDRVIAFNDIAPQAPVHIVVTPKTEQYRDVVELAAADPELLAELVSTAHQLADEHGNGQFRLVFNTGADAGQSVFHVHAHVLAGLGSADGLEEDTLGSE
- a CDS encoding 16S rRNA (uracil(1498)-N(3))-methyltransferase; translated protein: MSSLYLRDDLEPDAVGDSVSITGAEARHAVTVGRTRVGETLSIGNGRGLIVTGEVVAAAPSELSISADRVQLVDAASPRLVLVQALAKGDRDELAVQAATELGVDAVIPWAASRSISRWDAAKAAKGRERWATIAREATKQSIRPWATEVRELATTKQLAALAPSVRMLLLEPTAELALTELVLAQDSGGRHPADADIVIVVGPEGGIAPSELDVLSAAGAQAVRLGASVLRTSTAGPAALAVLNARLGRW
- the era gene encoding GTPase Era, with amino-acid sequence MTENDYRAGFVSFVGRPNVGKSTLTNALVGQKVAITSSKPQTTRRAIRGIVHRPNGQLILVDTPGIHRPRTLLGERLNSLVTSTLGDVDVIGMCFPADEPIGPGDKFINEQLDAFPRARKVAIVTKVDVASKQKVAAQLLKVSELREWDSVIPLSAVSGEQLDILTAELLKLLPLSEQPLYPEEAVTDEGLEDRVAEYIREAALEGVSDELPHSIAVTIDDIVQREDKDLVEIYANLFVERDSQKGIIIGKGGSRLADVGTRARAQIEPLVGSKVFLSLRVKVAKEWQRDPKQLGKLGF
- a CDS encoding PhoH family protein, whose product is MVRLLGPQDRLLTTIERQYPVVNVHVRGNEISLSGPATDVEAVRRLIEELQQMVQNGQNLSPVEVTTSARILDADASSSPSDLLGQAILQTRGRSIRPKTLGQKQYVDAIDQNTIVFGIGPAGTGKTYLAMAKAVQALQRKEVNRIILTRPAVEAGERLGFLPGSLTDKIDPYLRPLYDALNEMMDPELVPKLLAAGTVEVAPLAYMRGRTLNDSFVILDEAQNTTPEQMKMFLTRLGFGSKMVVTGDITQVDLPAGSSGLRIVTRILDGIDEIHFARLTSDDVVRHTLVGRIVDAYSEFDEKKQAQRFEREQAAEFANRAERRGSAPRDHKPPRASR